The proteins below come from a single Micromonospora citrea genomic window:
- a CDS encoding TerC family protein, which yields MSAPWWAWLALTVAIAAMLAVDLFLHRDNHVIGFREAAIWSTIWIAAGLAFGVLLWLWQGGDVAGTYFAGYLIEKALSIDNVFVFALVFTYFAVPASVQHKVLFWGVIGALLFRLVFIFLGAELLETFFWTAYVFGAFLVYTGWKMAFKHDAEVHPDRNVIVRLVRRFIPTDARYHGHRFFTRVDGSRVATLLFVVLIAVEATDLIFAIDSVAAILAITTSTFVVWTANAFAVLGLRSLYFCLAGLLRRFVHLHYGLAFLLAFAGVKLILSETPVGKLPIPLTLGVIVATLAISIGWSLAATRSQPTATAEPHTPARP from the coding sequence ATGTCCGCACCCTGGTGGGCCTGGCTGGCCCTGACCGTCGCGATCGCCGCAATGCTGGCGGTCGACCTGTTCCTCCACCGCGACAACCACGTCATCGGCTTCCGTGAAGCCGCGATCTGGTCGACGATCTGGATCGCCGCCGGCCTCGCCTTCGGTGTGCTGCTCTGGCTGTGGCAGGGCGGCGACGTGGCAGGCACCTACTTCGCCGGGTACCTGATCGAGAAGGCGCTGTCGATCGACAACGTCTTCGTCTTCGCCCTCGTCTTCACCTACTTCGCGGTCCCGGCGTCAGTGCAGCACAAGGTGCTGTTCTGGGGTGTCATCGGTGCCCTGCTGTTTCGGCTGGTGTTCATCTTCCTCGGCGCGGAGTTGCTGGAGACGTTCTTCTGGACCGCGTACGTGTTCGGCGCCTTTCTCGTCTACACCGGCTGGAAGATGGCCTTCAAGCACGACGCCGAGGTGCACCCCGACCGCAACGTCATCGTCCGCCTCGTCCGCCGGTTCATCCCCACCGACGCCCGCTACCACGGCCACAGGTTCTTCACCCGCGTCGACGGCAGCCGCGTCGCCACCCTGTTGTTCGTCGTGCTCATCGCCGTCGAGGCCACCGACCTGATCTTCGCCATCGACTCTGTCGCCGCGATCCTGGCCATCACCACCAGCACGTTCGTCGTCTGGACCGCCAACGCCTTCGCCGTGCTCGGCCTACGCAGCCTCTACTTCTGCCTCGCCGGGCTGCTACGCCGCTTCGTGCACCTGCACTACGGCCTGGCGTTCCTGCTCGCCTTCGCCGGCGTAAAGCTCATCCTCTCCGAGACCCCGGTCGGCAAGCTACCCATCCCGCTCACCCTCGGCGTCATCGTCGCCACCCTCGCCATCTCGATCGGCTGGAGCCTCGCCGCGACCCGAAGCCAGCCGACAGCGACCGCCGAGCCCCACACCCCCGCCCGCCCTTGA
- a CDS encoding Lrp/AsnC family transcriptional regulator: MDPRLLGFEVDANLWLSVPPGALPHVGTALAARPGVHAVAVTTGPTDLLAAVFSSDPAALYRFLSTALAELPVTAVDTTLVGRAVERAGLRLRHGRIVTPGQHQNTTRGRRRRRPDRPGR; encoded by the coding sequence GTGGATCCTCGGTTGCTCGGCTTCGAGGTCGACGCCAACCTCTGGCTCAGCGTCCCGCCGGGAGCCTTGCCTCACGTCGGCACGGCCCTGGCCGCCCGTCCCGGCGTGCACGCCGTCGCGGTCACCACGGGCCCGACCGACCTTCTCGCGGCCGTCTTCTCCTCCGACCCGGCCGCTCTCTACCGCTTCCTCTCCACCGCCCTGGCCGAGCTGCCGGTCACTGCCGTCGACACCACCCTCGTCGGCCGTGCCGTCGAACGCGCCGGCCTGCGCCTGCGACACGGGCGCATCGTCACGCCGGGACAGCACCAGAACACCACGCGTGGGCGTCGACGACGACGGCCCGACCGGCCGGGGCGGTAG